The DNA window ATGCTGTTTATGACACCAGCAACATAGACGAGTGGAAGAACTTCAGATATAACTACAGAAGCTTGAGTAGGTTTTTGTTGTCCCCTTGTCTGATTCTTAGACTTAACAGTTGCTTGTCATTCCTCCTCCTTGCAGGACTTTGGTCGCTGACCTACGAGCAGGAGCTGACAACGCCGCTTCACATCACAGCCGGACGGGGCTTTACGGACTGCCTGAAATTCCTGCTGCAACGTGGAGCCAGTGTAGACTTGGCGCCTGGTGGCATCACCGCCTTGCACGAGTCCTGCGCCAACTGCGAGTCCGAGTGTACCAAACTGCTGCTGGTTCATGGTGCCAACGCCAATGCCGTCTCGGAGGACGGCCGCATGCCTCTGCACTTGTGCGCGACTCCTGAATCATTTGAGTGAGTTAAAAAGACACAgtcatgtttgcaaatgtatagcTCCGCCCCCTATTGAAACAGCTCTTCACCTACAGATGTGCCAAGTATCTCCTTCAGTATGGTGGGGCCGTCAATGGACGCACTGTGGACGAAGACGACACCCCTTTACATGTGGCAGCCAGGAATGGCCTACCAGATCACGTCGAGCTTTACCTACGCTACGGGGCCGTCGTGGACAAACAGAACGACGAAGGTCTCACACCGCTGAACGCTGCCTGCTCTCAGCCGCAGGAGCTGCAAGACCTCCAGCGTTACTTCAAGGTGTGCCAGCTGTTGCTGAAGGCAGGAGCTGACCTCCACACCGTGGACCAGGACAAACACACACCCTTGCATATGGCGTGTAAGAACGTCAATGCAGACTTGGTGGACCTGCTCTTGGCCAACGGGGCCTGCGTTAACAACATGGACTATGGCGGCGAAGCTCCCATGCATAACATCCTGAAGGTGGTGTGCTACAAAATCGCCCATAGTCCTGAGCGGGTTGTGCGTGCTCTGCTCAACTACGGCTCTATCCGGGTGTGGCCTGGAGCGCTTCCCATGGTAGGAAAGTTCAACACATAATTGGAGGTGGTATGGATCAGTTCATTGTGATTATGATTTTACTGCAGTTTCGTTGGAAAGGCTCCCAAAATATCCGACCCAACTGATTCAGTATCCCTTGATTGCCTGAATTACGAGTAAGCGATCAGCCAGTTGCCAATTATCCATCAAGATGTCTAATTTTGCATAATTATCCAGCGCTGCACTTTCAACACCTCGAGTTAGACGGTTCATTTCCACGGTATTTCCAAGACCTGACTACTTCCCAATCCTTCTAATTTCACGACACAACATGACGCATTGCCCTCGCTGCAGGAGGCAGACTTACCAAGTATGAGTGCACGCACGTGCGCCAGACAAAATGCCTGCTTGCTAATTAGGCAAGTGTTAATAGGAGATTAATTAGCACTAATTGCATAATTTCCAGTTAAACCCCTGGAGGGAGCCCCAATCTGTTCATTTCACAAGTGTTTAATTACTTTATTTCTTTTGAAACAGAGCTCGCTCATGAAGTCTTGATAACGGTTAAAGTATGAATCCTGTTGCTTTGTCACTTTTTTAGGTTCTGAAGAACTGCGCTGAGTCGCCACGCACCATTGAAGTTCTGCTCAACGTCTACAGTCACCTCAAAGTCAACGACACCTGGGTCGAGGCTGTATCACCTGAGGCGTTTGAGGCAGGTTTCATCAACCATTGCTttataccagacctgggcaaatatttttgactcggggggacacattgagagagaaaaatgtgtctgggggggccaatgtgtatgtgtgtataaattatacggATACATTTAGCTGTTTAaagtctgctgtacagtatgtgtgtttggatccctttttttcaggaacactaataccaaaagtcacaatgtccgatagaattctaaaaacgtttagacagaccacctcaaaaaaacggaaccattttttactgaatggtagacccaaaatgtacatgaaaatagagaaagtgggatttacaatattaactatgaacaataaaacactgaatattaacaaccaatgaacgttgctccttttttacttctcagaccacc is part of the Nerophis lumbriciformis linkage group LG19, RoL_Nlum_v2.1, whole genome shotgun sequence genome and encodes:
- the asb10 gene encoding ankyrin repeat and SOCS box protein 10 → MSGGSFVFTSTALRSLQLDEDMLERHRYKQRLASHHLLSYSLKKEACERAPLRSSTALRPALCRDVVIQNAVYTGDLKAMQRLFPRGSTASLIIEPQGGEMRWFARGEGLWSLTYEQELTTPLHITAGRGFTDCLKFLLQRGASVDLAPGGITALHESCANCESECTKLLLVHGANANAVSEDGRMPLHLCATPESFECAKYLLQYGGAVNGRTVDEDDTPLHVAARNGLPDHVELYLRYGAVVDKQNDEGLTPLNAACSQPQELQDLQRYFKVCQLLLKAGADLHTVDQDKHTPLHMACKNVNADLVDLLLANGACVNNMDYGGEAPMHNILKVVCYKIAHSPERVVRALLNYGSIRVWPGALPMVLKNCAESPRTIEVLLNVYSHLKVNDTWVEAVSPEAFEKHKEFYESIFSLERTPRSLQHLVRCRLRTFLEGRQHNVVPNLDLPTFLKNYLLLDYRGYVH